One window of Sphingomonas sp. KC8 genomic DNA carries:
- a CDS encoding DUF5818 domain-containing protein, which translates to MNPGDAAEASGLLIRDGGGFVLKCDGGGVWRLDLPRTPVDLVEKRVRVSGIRLPDGRIEASAIRPD; encoded by the coding sequence GTGAATCCGGGTGATGCGGCCGAAGCCAGCGGCCTGCTGATCCGCGATGGCGGCGGCTTTGTCCTGAAATGCGATGGCGGCGGCGTGTGGCGGCTCGATCTGCCGCGCACCCCGGTCGATCTGGTGGAAAAACGCGTGCGGGTGAGCGGAATCCGGTTGCCCGACGGCCGGATCGAAGCGAGCGCGATCCGCCCGGATTGA
- a CDS encoding STAS/SEC14 domain-containing protein yields the protein MLEILPSPDHVAAYRLAGTLDGDDYDRMIADIEARLARHEKIGVLADLTHFTDITFEAGLKDARYSLSKLFQLNRFPREAVITDRQWIRTMVNVMRPLVPFVELRTFEPRDAAEAMDWAAGI from the coding sequence ATGCTCGAAATCCTTCCGTCCCCCGATCATGTCGCGGCGTATCGGCTGGCCGGCACGCTTGACGGTGATGATTATGACCGGATGATCGCCGACATCGAAGCACGGCTGGCGCGGCATGAGAAGATTGGCGTGCTCGCCGATCTCACCCATTTTACGGATATCACCTTCGAAGCCGGGCTGAAGGACGCGCGCTACAGCCTGTCCAAGCTGTTTCAGCTCAACCGGTTCCCACGGGAAGCGGTGATTACGGACCGGCAGTGGATCCGCACGATGGTCAATGTCATGCGGCCGCTGGTGCCGTTCGTCGAACTGCGGACGTTCGAACCCCGCGATGCGGCCGAGGCGATGGACTGGGCGGCCGGCATCTGA
- a CDS encoding SDR family NAD(P)-dependent oxidoreductase yields MRRLEGKVAIVTGGARGIGEGIVRRFVQEGARVVIADLLEAEGTALAAELGDVTVFEKLNVSSRAEWDRVIAATEARFGKLDCLVNNAGILIFKALDDLTEEEMRRIIEVNLIGTMIGTQAVIPAIERAGGGTIINMSSADGISAANGLSPYCASKFGVRGFSQSVALELGPRGIRVNTIHPGGIYTPLANQAGVTREMFDMGFKVYPAQRAGDPADIGAAAAFLASDDAAYCIGTELSVDGGLNAGHYYMAVPGAPKQG; encoded by the coding sequence ATGCGGCGTCTGGAAGGTAAGGTAGCGATCGTAACCGGCGGTGCGCGCGGCATTGGCGAAGGCATCGTCCGTCGTTTCGTGCAGGAAGGCGCGCGCGTCGTGATCGCCGATCTGCTGGAAGCCGAAGGCACGGCACTGGCCGCCGAACTGGGCGACGTGACCGTGTTCGAAAAGCTCAACGTTTCGTCGCGCGCCGAATGGGACCGCGTGATCGCGGCGACCGAAGCGCGCTTCGGCAAGCTCGATTGCCTGGTCAACAATGCCGGCATCCTGATTTTCAAGGCGCTCGACGATCTGACCGAAGAAGAAATGCGCCGGATCATCGAGGTCAACCTGATCGGCACGATGATCGGCACGCAGGCCGTGATCCCCGCGATCGAACGCGCCGGTGGCGGCACGATCATCAACATGAGTTCGGCCGACGGCATTTCGGCGGCGAACGGCCTTAGCCCCTATTGCGCGTCGAAGTTCGGCGTGCGTGGCTTCAGCCAGTCGGTCGCGCTGGAACTTGGCCCGCGCGGCATCCGCGTCAACACGATCCACCCGGGCGGCATCTATACGCCGCTGGCCAACCAGGCCGGGGTGACCCGCGAAATGTTCGACATGGGCTTCAAGGTCTATCCGGCGCAGCGCGCAGGCGATCCGGCGGATATCGGCGCGGCGGCCGCGTTCCTCGCGTCGGACGATGCCGCCTATTGCATCGGCACCGAATTGTCGGTCGATGGCGGCCTGAACGCCGGCCATTATTACATGGCGGTTCCGGGCGCGCCGAAGCAGGGCTAA